A stretch of Desulfurivibrio alkaliphilus AHT 2 DNA encodes these proteins:
- a CDS encoding DUF167 domain-containing protein: MILQIKVKPRSQSSSLTQEADGSWLARLKSPPVEGRANRELIALVADHFRCRKADVEIKAGSSGRTKLVRVETT, from the coding sequence ATGATTCTTCAAATTAAAGTGAAACCCAGGTCGCAAAGCTCATCGCTGACTCAAGAGGCCGACGGCAGCTGGCTGGCCAGGTTGAAGTCGCCCCCGGTGGAGGGCCGGGCCAACCGGGAGCTTATCGCCCTGGTGGCCGACCATTTCCGTTGCCGCAAGGCGGACGTCGAGATCAAGGCCGGCTCGTCGGGGCGCACCAAGTTGGTTAGGGTGGAGACTACTTGA